A window from uncultured Desulfobacter sp. encodes these proteins:
- a CDS encoding Fic family protein produces the protein MESIGLMEPLIPPEGTSELNDLVIDLVSKASRFAGMLNPVVSKSVGDLVRSMNCYYSNLIEGHDTHPRDIDRAMAENYSSEPEKRALQKEAVAHISVQKMIDEGHAPELCPISSKYGQWIHKEFCERLPEELLWVKNPDTKEKIKVVPGRHRDGAVQVGRHIPPLPENIDIFLRRFNEAYDSRSLSKLQRIIAIAASHHRYVWIHPFYDGNGRVVRLMSYAALKNAKVGSELWSVARGVARRKEKYKSLLQAADGHRRGDLDGRGTLSQKALIDFCAFFMNICIDQVEYMSKLLDFTTLSERMRIHVEEMIAMKQLPKGSYSLLREALLVGEFERGKVVDITGFKDRAAREIMYALLKKGLLVSDTPRGSVRLGFPIDVVERWFPLLYPATK, from the coding sequence ATGGAATCTATCGGGTTGATGGAACCCCTCATTCCGCCGGAAGGAACCAGCGAATTAAATGATCTGGTTATCGATTTGGTATCAAAAGCAAGCCGTTTTGCGGGAATGCTGAATCCTGTAGTCAGCAAATCTGTTGGAGACTTGGTACGTTCCATGAACTGTTATTATTCAAATTTGATTGAAGGTCATGATACACATCCGCGGGATATTGATCGTGCGATGGCCGAAAATTATTCAAGCGAGCCAGAAAAGCGCGCGCTGCAAAAAGAAGCGGTCGCGCATATTTCTGTTCAAAAAATGATTGATGAGGGGCATGCCCCGGAGCTATGCCCAATATCTTCGAAATATGGGCAGTGGATTCATAAAGAATTTTGCGAACGGTTGCCGGAAGAACTTCTTTGGGTTAAGAACCCTGATACGAAGGAAAAAATAAAGGTTGTTCCTGGAAGGCACCGTGATGGTGCTGTACAAGTCGGGCGACATATTCCACCATTACCCGAAAATATAGATATTTTTTTACGGCGTTTTAATGAGGCTTATGATTCAAGAAGCCTTTCCAAACTCCAGCGTATTATTGCTATTGCGGCCTCCCATCACCGGTATGTCTGGATACACCCTTTTTACGATGGCAATGGAAGGGTGGTACGTTTGATGTCTTATGCAGCCCTTAAGAATGCTAAAGTTGGTAGCGAATTGTGGTCGGTGGCGAGGGGGGTGGCGCGCCGGAAAGAAAAATACAAGTCATTGTTACAAGCCGCCGACGGACATCGGCGCGGTGATCTGGACGGACGAGGAACTTTGTCTCAAAAAGCGTTGATTGATTTTTGTGCATTTTTTATGAACATCTGCATTGATCAGGTGGAGTATATGAGCAAGCTTCTTGACTTTACAACGCTTTCAGAGCGCATGCGCATCCATGTTGAAGAAATGATAGCCATGAAACAACTTCCCAAAGGAAGTTATTCTCTTTTGCGAGAAGCCTTGCTCGTTGGTGAATTTGAAAGGGGAAAAGTTGTGGACATCACAGGTTTTAAAGATCGCGCTGCCAGAGAAATTATGTATGCATTGCTTAAAAAAGGCTTGCTGGTTTCAGATACACCACGCGGCTCTGTGCGTTTAGGCTTTCCCATTGATGTGGTCGAACGATGGTTCCCTTTATTGTATCCGGCAACCAAATAA
- a CDS encoding RHS repeat-associated core domain-containing protein: MTKIAISNFSLISTPILKEQIIKKLWLILLCAMFFTVNAIADEVSHEYDDLGRLVYSTYNDGTTITQITFVYDHAGNMTSKQVTIQIPDEDQGQTSDETGTQYGLDENDTDDADRAPDQENVTNLEELNGGINPLLFDTDHNVFSDLSKIQAGATHFDAASSTGKKAGALLCLLLSGLGLGFLFRLNGIMTVLLVCGLMVLTFSGTGYAQPANPGWLESQGEQVTPQTAKTYYQSLKVLQAKTLATATKTLSAGAADFPEITELARGLQYDPKLIFEYVRNHVDYVPYFGSLKGSVLTYLDGSGNDFDQASLLIDLLYASGYNAQYVYGTMQIPYYGATDQKDMQHWLGVDANTTVIHTVLANGGIPAVQSGSFCQLNRVWVSANIDGTTYLFDPAFKVYQETQGINLATAMGYNQATLLAAAGGTMGTDYIQNLNESGLRTLLSNYSGNLFNHIRETYPNAGMEEIVGGRNIIPEYSSALPTSIGFTNTAESYWDTIPATYVHTLRIQHGGIDETLNIPDLAGKRLSVTYDQPVTTETAAMRSVAQTAALKSMPNEMMVQLPDMNVSGPQLKSSQRAAVSTLAASTWNFGSIPASGYSQGTLNMTNSNSVTIRLVVSLTSNPQSAYSIVSGGGTTNVPSGTSHAISVRFNGSGQTPGTKTGQLKIAWWYGSNNFANTIYNLTGVVAQAPDLTGSYGRNFGQVYFNSPAEGVCRIKNSGTLNMSLTSIGLNGTDAVRFELISGAGTGVIGPGQYRDIHVNYLADGVGSHNASVLVRFTYDGVAQGINLPLTGETLSPPMAQLWLADTLIAQETAPISGTNLDKMFLTIDHPYSGDNGTFSDQAVEYPMKRGSFYTIIYDFGGSRDGRLLEKRQKEMMAYRRSGVSDTSREVLTETLNVIGMTWMRDTTLNDNLLAQIANVLSIRHHRFGVMAQEEGYYIDVKAQQSASVSKNNDADAVKAYFKAVNHLASALEHGVLEQMQVDRPAVSTTKLLQLTNEDGDKIFQVTSANYASIEPQLFNYSDADKQAFQQSVNAGNSLILPANGQISLQQWGGKGYIDYYIGTTDMHCGMIIGGDYFGGKSVTEAPIQISPVNKISTVNATSDVNEPKVPNGDPVDMTSGHFMHGNVDLALSGGMGGLAFKRSYFGGNHHADNGMGYGWSHNYRIFAEPYSSSKLGLGSRLPTDAVALIAASVVTLDLMTGNSSLQEWMAASLTGKWGMDKLTDNVVSIHLETDVLTYVKLPDGSFALPPGVNAALELNNGLYSLEDRFDRTVQFNADNQATAILDADGNALTFTYANDKVSAVSDDFGHSLTFGYSGEHLTSVTDSVGRSVGYTYTGNDLSTYTDPENKTWEYGYDDDHRLTTLTSPELITTVTNAYDSLGRVMAQTVPRQAGTTTYNLYYTGFCSIEEDSQGDQTLFYYDPKKRLIATKNALGEKSLQAYDAQNHVIEATDPKGNITTYDYDGNNNLVKVTNALTQESLNTYDDQFRLTMTTDPLGHAIQYGYDTEHHLTQTTVQPETGVLISTANTFYANGQVHTSTDGRGIVTNFTYDTWGNPDTTQTATAPAIDYQYDGTGRLTQLTDQENSTTGFTYDNRGQLLTKTDPLMNTMTLTYFDDGKVQSITDRNNDTVSYAYTPSGKIDTVTLPDSTTAYTYDQKDNLTQMQDRLGTTTYTYDAVRRLTSKTDANGFGISYTYDENGNLTTLTYPGNKTVTYTYDALNRLHTVTDWLDRTATYTYDAAGRLTSLTQFNGTVVQYSFDNANRLTGLENLTAPSGSAIATYQFTLDNNGNRTDVNQQVPISPDLAALSTTFTTNTAGNRLVQAGSNTFTYDDQGQLTSAYGNTLTFDPEHRLTAIGTTSEFKYDGTGARLEATRNGVNTRYIYDAAGNLLAEADAANQIQRYYIYGAGLLAMAEPAGTLYCYHFDATGHTVALTNINKTIINKYAYSPFGTIANQEETVAQPFKFVGQYGVMTEDNGWYYMRARYYDPEVGRFISEDPLGFDGGDVNLYAYASNNPVMFYDPLGLCTRKTNWKNVGLATTQIIGGVGTLGSGLFITINSGGLGGALGGASLIAAGWATSMDGILDLTDALRGWYNNGQGAFEGMGGLTGETGQSVGKYIDTGLDVYSLGTGSLKTVPRAIEFGSNTINVANDFGAFD, translated from the coding sequence ATGACCAAGATTGCAATCTCAAATTTTTCGCTTATTTCCACACCAATCCTAAAAGAACAAATTATCAAAAAATTGTGGCTGATTCTGCTTTGCGCCATGTTCTTCACCGTTAATGCCATTGCGGATGAAGTTTCCCACGAGTATGATGATCTGGGCCGGCTTGTCTATTCGACTTACAATGACGGAACGACCATTACTCAAATAACTTTCGTGTATGATCACGCCGGGAATATGACCTCAAAACAGGTAACCATTCAAATACCGGACGAGGATCAGGGTCAGACTTCTGATGAGACGGGTACCCAATATGGGCTTGATGAAAATGATACGGACGATGCAGACCGGGCCCCTGATCAGGAGAATGTGACGAACCTGGAAGAATTAAATGGTGGTATCAATCCTTTGCTTTTTGATACGGATCATAACGTTTTTTCAGACCTGTCAAAAATTCAGGCCGGGGCCACGCACTTTGATGCAGCCTCTTCGACTGGCAAGAAGGCCGGCGCGCTTCTTTGTTTATTGCTCAGCGGTTTGGGATTGGGTTTCTTGTTTCGACTCAACGGTATCATGACGGTTTTATTGGTTTGTGGGCTAATGGTGTTGACCTTCAGCGGCACAGGCTATGCTCAGCCGGCCAACCCCGGCTGGCTCGAAAGCCAGGGGGAGCAGGTCACACCCCAAACCGCCAAGACATATTACCAAAGCCTCAAGGTACTTCAAGCAAAGACCTTGGCAACGGCAACTAAAACGCTATCTGCCGGGGCCGCAGATTTCCCGGAGATTACGGAACTTGCCCGGGGACTTCAATACGATCCAAAACTGATTTTTGAATATGTTCGTAACCATGTGGATTATGTTCCGTATTTCGGTTCATTAAAAGGCTCTGTTTTGACCTATCTGGACGGGTCTGGAAATGATTTTGATCAGGCCTCATTACTGATCGATCTGCTTTATGCCAGCGGGTACAACGCGCAATATGTGTACGGCACCATGCAGATTCCCTACTACGGCGCAACAGATCAAAAAGATATGCAGCATTGGCTCGGTGTTGATGCAAACACTACCGTGATTCACACCGTTTTGGCGAATGGCGGCATCCCGGCCGTCCAGTCTGGATCTTTTTGTCAGTTGAACCGGGTGTGGGTAAGCGCCAATATTGACGGAACAACTTATCTTTTTGACCCCGCATTTAAAGTATATCAGGAAACCCAGGGGATTAATCTGGCGACCGCCATGGGATACAACCAGGCAACGCTGCTTGCCGCTGCCGGTGGTACCATGGGCACAGATTATATCCAGAATCTGAACGAATCCGGCCTGCGCACACTTTTGAGCAATTATTCTGGCAATTTGTTTAACCACATCCGGGAGACCTATCCCAATGCCGGAATGGAAGAGATCGTCGGCGGTCGGAATATTATCCCGGAATATTCATCTGCGTTACCGACCAGTATAGGGTTTACCAACACAGCCGAATCCTATTGGGACACTATCCCGGCCACCTATGTTCATACCCTCCGCATTCAGCATGGGGGAATTGACGAAACGCTGAATATTCCGGATCTGGCAGGCAAAAGGCTGTCCGTCACATATGATCAACCCGTAACAACTGAGACAGCTGCGATGCGCAGTGTCGCCCAGACAGCAGCATTAAAATCAATGCCCAATGAAATGATGGTCCAACTGCCGGATATGAATGTTTCGGGGCCGCAACTCAAGAGTTCCCAACGCGCTGCGGTGAGCACCTTGGCTGCCAGCACTTGGAATTTTGGAAGTATTCCGGCTTCGGGCTACAGCCAGGGCACTCTGAATATGACCAACTCGAATTCTGTTACGATTCGATTGGTCGTTTCCCTTACCAGCAATCCCCAGAGTGCCTATTCTATTGTCTCAGGCGGCGGCACCACCAACGTACCGTCCGGGACGTCACATGCTATTAGCGTCAGATTCAACGGTTCGGGCCAGACGCCCGGGACAAAAACCGGGCAACTTAAAATCGCATGGTGGTATGGGAGCAACAATTTCGCCAACACAATCTATAATTTGACCGGGGTAGTTGCCCAGGCTCCGGATTTGACCGGATCATACGGCCGCAACTTCGGGCAGGTTTATTTTAATTCTCCGGCAGAAGGCGTCTGCCGAATCAAAAATAGCGGGACTCTGAATATGAGCCTGACCAGTATCGGATTAAACGGAACCGATGCTGTCCGGTTTGAGCTGATCAGTGGTGCCGGAACCGGTGTTATAGGACCAGGCCAGTACCGCGACATTCACGTGAATTACCTTGCCGATGGCGTGGGCAGCCACAATGCCTCTGTTTTGGTGAGATTCACCTATGATGGTGTAGCCCAGGGTATTAACCTGCCCCTTACAGGAGAGACTCTTAGTCCACCTATGGCGCAGCTGTGGCTGGCCGATACCCTGATCGCCCAGGAAACCGCCCCCATATCCGGCACGAATCTGGATAAAATGTTCCTGACCATTGACCATCCCTATTCAGGAGATAACGGAACATTTTCAGACCAGGCCGTAGAATATCCCATGAAACGGGGTTCCTTTTACACGATTATATATGATTTCGGCGGCAGCCGGGACGGCAGACTGCTTGAAAAAAGACAGAAAGAAATGATGGCCTACCGCCGCTCCGGGGTTTCAGACACCTCCCGGGAAGTACTCACAGAAACCTTGAACGTCATAGGCATGACCTGGATGCGGGACACCACCTTGAATGACAACCTGCTGGCACAAATTGCAAACGTATTATCCATTCGCCACCACAGGTTCGGTGTCATGGCCCAGGAGGAAGGCTACTATATTGATGTCAAAGCCCAGCAAAGTGCCAGTGTATCGAAAAACAACGATGCGGATGCCGTAAAAGCCTATTTCAAAGCTGTAAATCACTTGGCCAGCGCCCTGGAACACGGGGTTTTGGAACAGATGCAGGTGGACCGGCCCGCCGTATCCACTACGAAGCTGCTTCAACTGACCAATGAAGACGGGGATAAGATCTTTCAGGTCACATCGGCCAATTATGCAAGCATTGAACCCCAGTTGTTTAATTACAGTGATGCGGATAAACAGGCGTTCCAGCAATCGGTCAATGCCGGGAACAGCCTTATCTTGCCGGCCAACGGACAGATTTCGCTCCAGCAATGGGGCGGCAAGGGATATATTGATTATTACATCGGCACCACTGACATGCATTGCGGCATGATCATCGGGGGAGATTATTTCGGCGGAAAGTCTGTGACTGAAGCGCCTATACAAATATCGCCTGTCAACAAAATATCTACAGTGAATGCCACATCCGATGTCAATGAGCCCAAAGTGCCCAACGGCGATCCCGTGGATATGACCAGCGGACATTTCATGCACGGTAATGTTGACCTTGCACTGTCGGGAGGTATGGGTGGCCTTGCCTTCAAACGTTCCTATTTCGGCGGAAATCACCATGCGGATAACGGCATGGGATACGGCTGGTCCCACAACTACAGAATTTTTGCCGAGCCGTATTCCAGCTCAAAGCTGGGCCTTGGCAGCCGTTTACCCACCGATGCCGTGGCCCTCATCGCGGCTTCCGTGGTCACACTGGACCTGATGACCGGGAATTCCAGCCTCCAGGAATGGATGGCCGCCTCACTTACCGGTAAATGGGGGATGGATAAGCTGACCGATAATGTTGTCAGTATCCACCTGGAGACGGATGTCCTCACCTATGTCAAATTACCGGACGGATCATTCGCCCTGCCGCCGGGTGTAAATGCAGCCCTGGAGCTGAATAACGGCCTTTATAGCCTGGAAGACCGGTTTGACCGGACGGTCCAGTTCAATGCAGACAATCAGGCGACGGCCATTTTGGATGCCGACGGCAATGCTTTGACCTTTACTTATGCCAACGATAAGGTCTCGGCAGTATCCGATGATTTCGGCCACAGCCTGACATTCGGATACTCAGGAGAGCACCTGACCTCGGTTACGGATTCGGTCGGCCGCAGCGTGGGGTATACCTATACCGGTAACGATCTGAGCACCTATACAGACCCGGAAAACAAAACTTGGGAATACGGGTATGATGATGACCACCGCCTGACCACCCTGACCAGCCCGGAACTTATCACCACCGTGACCAACGCCTATGACAGTCTGGGCCGGGTCATGGCCCAAACGGTGCCCCGCCAGGCCGGCACCACAACCTATAACCTCTATTATACGGGCTTCTGTAGCATTGAAGAGGACAGTCAGGGCGATCAGACCCTGTTTTATTATGATCCTAAAAAGCGGCTCATTGCCACTAAAAACGCTCTGGGTGAAAAATCCCTGCAGGCTTATGACGCCCAGAACCATGTGATTGAGGCAACCGACCCCAAGGGCAATATCACGACCTACGACTATGATGGAAACAACAATCTGGTCAAGGTCACCAATGCCCTGACCCAGGAAAGCCTCAACACTTACGATGACCAGTTTCGGCTCACAATGACCACCGATCCCCTGGGGCATGCCATCCAATACGGCTATGACACCGAACATCATCTGACACAAACTACCGTCCAGCCCGAAACCGGGGTACTCATATCCACCGCAAACACCTTTTATGCCAACGGCCAGGTCCATACGAGCACGGACGGACGGGGCATTGTCACAAATTTCACCTATGATACCTGGGGCAACCCGGACACCACCCAGACGGCAACGGCGCCGGCCATTGATTATCAATATGACGGCACAGGCCGCCTGACCCAGCTTACGGATCAGGAAAACAGCACCACAGGGTTTACCTACGACAACCGGGGGCAGCTTCTGACCAAGACAGATCCCCTGATGAATACCATGACCCTGACCTATTTTGACGACGGCAAGGTACAAAGTATCACGGACAGGAACAATGATACGGTGAGCTATGCCTACACCCCTTCGGGGAAAATAGACACCGTCACCCTGCCGGACAGCACCACCGCCTACACCTATGACCAGAAAGACAACCTCACCCAGATGCAGGACCGCCTGGGCACCACCACATATACCTATGATGCGGTCCGGCGCCTGACGTCCAAAACAGATGCCAATGGATTCGGCATCTCCTATACCTATGACGAGAACGGCAATCTTACCACCTTGACCTATCCCGGGAATAAAACCGTAACCTATACCTATGATGCCCTGAACCGGTTGCACACCGTCACCGACTGGCTGGACCGCACCGCCACTTACACCTACGATGCGGCAGGCCGGTTGACCAGCCTGACCCAGTTCAACGGCACCGTGGTCCAGTATAGCTTTGACAACGCCAACCGTCTCACCGGCCTTGAGAACCTGACGGCACCCTCAGGCAGCGCCATTGCCACATACCAGTTCACCCTGGACAACAACGGCAACAGGACCGATGTTAACCAGCAGGTTCCCATCAGCCCGGATCTTGCCGCCCTATCCACAACATTTACCACCAATACCGCAGGCAACCGCCTGGTCCAGGCAGGGTCCAATACATTCACCTACGATGACCAGGGCCAGTTGACTTCGGCTTACGGCAATACCTTGACCTTTGACCCGGAGCACCGGCTGACCGCCATCGGAACCACCTCCGAATTCAAATATGACGGAACAGGCGCACGCCTGGAAGCCACACGCAACGGCGTTAACACCCGGTATATCTATGATGCTGCAGGCAATCTTTTGGCCGAGGCAGACGCCGCCAACCAGATCCAGCGCTATTACATCTACGGTGCCGGACTTCTGGCCATGGCCGAGCCTGCCGGCACCCTGTATTGCTACCACTTCGATGCCACCGGCCACACCGTAGCTTTGACTAATATCAACAAGACTATCATCAACAAATACGCTTATTCACCCTTCGGCACCATTGCCAATCAGGAAGAAACCGTGGCCCAACCCTTCAAATTCGTGGGCCAGTACGGAGTCATGACTGAGGACAACGGTTGGTATTACATGCGGGCAAGATATTATGACCCGGAAGTTGGCCGGTTTATTTCTGAAGATCCTCTGGGGTTTGACGGTGGGGATGTTAACTTGTATGCTTATGCCTCAAATAATCCTGTTATGTTTTATGATCCTTTGGGGTTATGTACCAGAAAAACGAATTGGAAAAATGTGGGGTTAGCTACCACTCAAATTATCGGAGGGGTAGGTACTCTAGGTAGTGGGCTATTTATTACGATTAATTCTGGTGGATTAGGCGGAGCTTTAGGAGGAGCATCTTTGATTGCTGCAGGATGGGCAACATCAATGGATGGTATATTAGACTTAACAGATGCTTTAAGGGGATGGTATAATAATGGGCAGGGAGCCTTTGAAGGAATGGGTGGTTTAACAGGCGAAACAGGGCAATCCGTTGGTAAATATATTGATACTGGACTCGATGTTTATAGTTTAGGGACTGGAAGTTTAAAAACAGTTCCCAGAGCAATCGAATTCGGTTCCAATACAATCAATGTTGCTAATGATTTTGGAGCGTTCGATTGA
- a CDS encoding class I SAM-dependent methyltransferase encodes MELFPGQNIKECRQNWIMAMETSPMVKRMIRDQKEQVQRWDKMAHLFAQEKRPPENIKAEELIIRDLQAKGALSDTTKVLDIGAGLGDLTFSLARVAESVTALEPSPAMAGILEQRALEKGIINIHVENRSWQEVDLDNEGLLKGFDLVVASMNPGVSGPDDLAKMNLASRGFCYLSRFSGLRGLYGFDGIWELFFHEDPGMESWDIIYPFNMLYALGYRPSLDFIVKENPGRVRVKQAGQMILASLWDYMDISPEVEKKVDAFIMARADKGFATYDKGVCQSRMIWQVSGKTRRPG; translated from the coding sequence ATGGAATTGTTCCCAGGTCAGAATATCAAAGAATGCAGACAGAACTGGATCATGGCAATGGAAACCTCCCCCATGGTCAAGCGGATGATAAGAGATCAAAAAGAGCAGGTTCAAAGGTGGGATAAAATGGCGCATTTATTTGCTCAAGAAAAGCGTCCCCCGGAAAATATAAAAGCCGAAGAGCTCATTATCAGAGACCTTCAGGCAAAAGGAGCGTTGTCCGACACCACCAAGGTCCTAGATATCGGGGCTGGTTTGGGGGATCTGACTTTCAGCCTGGCCCGGGTCGCCGAAAGCGTCACTGCCTTGGAACCTTCGCCGGCAATGGCCGGGATACTGGAGCAAAGGGCTTTGGAAAAGGGGATCATAAATATCCATGTGGAAAATCGCTCATGGCAGGAGGTCGATCTTGACAACGAAGGGCTTTTAAAAGGATTTGATTTGGTGGTTGCCTCGATGAATCCGGGTGTCAGCGGACCTGACGACCTTGCAAAGATGAACTTGGCGTCCCGGGGCTTTTGTTATTTGAGCCGTTTTTCAGGACTGAGAGGGCTTTACGGATTTGACGGCATCTGGGAACTTTTTTTTCACGAGGACCCGGGAATGGAGTCCTGGGATATTATTTACCCTTTCAACATGCTTTATGCCCTGGGATACAGGCCCAGCCTTGATTTCATCGTCAAGGAAAATCCCGGCCGGGTAAGGGTAAAACAGGCTGGCCAAATGATATTGGCTTCCCTGTGGGACTACATGGACATCTCCCCGGAAGTGGAAAAGAAGGTGGATGCTTTTATCATGGCTCGGGCCGATAAAGGGTTTGCCACCTATGACAAGGGGGTTTGCCAGAGCAGAATGATTTGGCAGGTCAGCGGTAAAACCCGTAGACCTGGGTAA
- a CDS encoding MFS transporter produces the protein MIRKSGPNLLKTNIMFGILYLSFATPYVFFVGGIPAVMQLEGFDTSLIGLFQLIGLPVVIKFLLSPVVDRIRFQKHHYKKWIGLCGIAYAATLYSLSSLSLSRDFYTVFIVIFFATLLYIFIDIPLNALAIKVFSSEDRIAASGCKTSAYFLSGMAGSGMLLVVYNHLGWHCTFTLVSGWVLISLSFLFFIEEADEPMDEPVEDTPASLHTILTFFRRPGMGIWLFILTFYFTFILSVWMFIKPYLIVKGLSTDEVAFYVGIYGSGVGFCAGILASHFGKSLSKRDSLLFFGFLMMISILILILMEAWAFNILGVLAAVTFISVSIAFSTTMVFSLIMEYSRQNTRGVDYAVQSSLTSIVRILTTIGAGFLISNFGYEALFYTGFLGTGAVVYVVYKRYGA, from the coding sequence ATGATCAGAAAATCTGGACCGAATCTTTTAAAAACCAATATAATGTTTGGGATATTGTATTTATCTTTTGCCACCCCCTATGTGTTTTTTGTGGGCGGGATCCCGGCGGTGATGCAGCTTGAAGGGTTTGACACCTCTCTCATCGGACTTTTTCAGCTCATCGGTTTACCAGTGGTCATCAAATTCTTATTATCCCCTGTTGTTGATCGGATCAGGTTCCAGAAACACCATTATAAAAAGTGGATTGGTTTGTGCGGCATAGCCTATGCGGCCACCTTATACAGTCTGAGCAGCCTTTCCCTGTCCCGGGATTTTTATACGGTGTTTATTGTGATATTTTTTGCCACGCTTTTATACATTTTTATCGATATTCCCTTGAACGCTCTCGCTATAAAGGTGTTTTCTTCAGAGGACAGAATCGCCGCAAGCGGTTGCAAAACAAGTGCATATTTCCTGTCCGGAATGGCTGGGAGCGGTATGCTCCTGGTCGTGTATAATCATTTAGGATGGCATTGTACGTTTACCCTGGTGTCCGGCTGGGTTCTTATTTCCCTCTCCTTTTTGTTTTTCATAGAAGAAGCAGATGAGCCAATGGATGAACCTGTTGAGGACACACCTGCGTCATTGCACACAATTCTGACTTTTTTCAGACGTCCGGGCATGGGGATCTGGCTGTTCATCCTGACGTTCTATTTTACCTTTATCCTATCGGTCTGGATGTTCATTAAACCCTATTTAATCGTGAAAGGTCTTTCCACGGACGAGGTGGCCTTTTATGTGGGAATTTATGGCAGCGGGGTCGGGTTCTGCGCCGGCATACTGGCAAGCCATTTTGGCAAATCCCTTTCCAAAAGAGACTCTCTTCTCTTTTTTGGTTTTTTAATGATGATCAGTATTTTAATTCTGATTCTGATGGAAGCCTGGGCATTCAATATTTTGGGTGTTCTTGCCGCGGTTACGTTTATATCTGTTTCCATTGCATTTTCCACGACGATGGTATTTTCCCTGATCATGGAGTATTCGCGTCAGAACACCAGGGGAGTCGATTATGCCGTACAATCCAGCCTGACTTCCATTGTCAGGATTCTGACCACTATCGGTGCCGGGTTTCTGATTTCGAATTTCGGGTATGAAGCCTTGTTTTATACCGGTTTTTTAGGGACAGGGGCCGTGGTGTATGTGGTTTACAAGCGTTATGGTGCTTAG
- a CDS encoding tyrosine-type recombinase/integrase: MNHDLIARPENEKSLLKVLKEVPEELLWKANFNSDNSIETYDQAIRSFLSFIGVGAPEELRQVEHGHVIAFKKYLQNSGCSPRTINNRLSAISSLFNHLIDKQVVKINVAQGVRRMPVNADRVEAKVMTPDEVRKMLSAPDTDTLKGIRDKAILATLFYTGCRVSEVCTLKVKDFYQEQGYHVLDFWVKGGKRNRLAIHQELQILINSYLNVACHGMENSSYLFLPVRNAPNCSDPGRKLSRKTVDYLFKRYAKQASLYGVTPHSARATFITQALENNCPIEAVQKTVGHSQIKTTQMYDKRRAKYRESASFAVRY, encoded by the coding sequence ATGAATCACGATTTGATAGCCAGGCCGGAAAATGAAAAATCTCTCCTTAAAGTACTCAAAGAGGTGCCGGAGGAACTGTTATGGAAGGCCAATTTTAATTCTGACAACTCCATTGAAACCTACGACCAGGCGATTCGCTCTTTTTTATCGTTCATTGGCGTAGGCGCCCCCGAAGAATTGAGGCAGGTTGAACATGGTCATGTGATTGCGTTTAAGAAATATTTGCAAAATTCTGGATGCAGCCCCAGGACGATCAATAACCGACTGTCTGCCATCTCTTCGCTGTTCAACCATTTGATCGACAAACAGGTGGTTAAAATCAATGTGGCCCAGGGGGTTCGCCGGATGCCGGTCAACGCCGACCGGGTGGAAGCCAAGGTGATGACGCCGGATGAAGTCCGGAAAATGTTAAGCGCACCGGATACGGATACGCTGAAGGGCATCAGAGACAAAGCCATTTTAGCCACGCTGTTTTATACCGGGTGCCGAGTGTCTGAGGTCTGCACACTCAAGGTGAAAGATTTTTACCAGGAACAGGGATACCATGTCCTTGATTTTTGGGTCAAAGGCGGGAAAAGAAACCGTCTGGCGATTCATCAGGAATTGCAGATTTTAATAAACAGCTACTTGAACGTTGCCTGTCATGGTATGGAGAATAGCAGCTATCTGTTTTTACCCGTTAGGAATGCGCCTAATTGTTCTGACCCCGGAAGGAAGCTGAGTCGAAAGACCGTCGATTATCTCTTTAAAAGATATGCAAAGCAGGCTTCTCTTTACGGTGTTACGCCCCATTCGGCCAGGGCAACATTTATCACCCAGGCCCTGGAGAATAATTGTCCCATTGAGGCTGTTCAAAAAACTGTGGGGCATTCGCAAATAAAAACTACTCAGATGTATGACAAGCGCAGGGCCAAGTACCGGGAGAGTGCCAGTTTTGCCGTGCGGTATTAA